The following are from one region of the Cloacibacterium sp. TD35 genome:
- the efp gene encoding elongation factor P: protein MATSNDIKKGLCIEFSNDIYKVIEFLHVKPGKGPAFVRTKLKSVTNGKVIDNTFSAGHKIDEVKVITRKFQYLYDDENGFHFMNNEDFSQMYLNKEMIENAQFMKAGEEVTIIMKEADETPLSAEIPPTVYLEVVEADPGVKGNTATNALKNAVVETGARVLVPLFIEAGDKIKVNTEDGSYLERVK, encoded by the coding sequence ATGGCAACAAGTAATGATATTAAAAAAGGTCTTTGTATAGAATTCAGCAATGACATTTATAAAGTAATCGAATTTTTACACGTAAAACCAGGAAAAGGTCCTGCTTTCGTAAGAACTAAACTTAAATCTGTAACCAATGGGAAAGTAATTGATAATACTTTTTCTGCAGGTCATAAAATAGACGAAGTAAAAGTAATTACTCGTAAATTTCAATACTTATATGATGACGAAAATGGTTTCCATTTCATGAATAACGAAGATTTTTCTCAAATGTATTTGAACAAAGAAATGATTGAAAACGCTCAATTCATGAAAGCTGGTGAAGAAGTAACCATCATCATGAAAGAAGCAGATGAAACGCCACTTTCTGCTGAAATCCCACCAACTGTTTACTTAGAAGTAGTAGAAGCAGATCCAGGTGTAAAAGGAAACACAGCTACAAACGCACTAAAAAACGCAGTTGTAGAAACAGGTGCTAGAGTTTTAGTTCCACTTTTCATAGAAGCTGGTGATAAAATTAAAGTAAACACAGAAGACGGTTCTTACCTAGAAAGAGTAAAATAA
- a CDS encoding Nramp family divalent metal transporter: MKKPWRRNNDQNSLSESFASVSIPTNGSFWKKLFAFAGPGLMVAVGYMDPGNWATDIAGGSQFGYTLLSVILLSNIFAIILQHLSLKLGIAAERDLAQACRDHFSPKVNFILWVLCEIAIIACDLAEVIGSAIALNLLFGIPLPIGILITGIDVLLILMLQSKGFRWLESFVAGLIFVIFACFLYEILVSQPEIMPILSSLIPQKEIVFNPSMLYIAIGILGATVMPHNLYLHSSIVQTRAYPRTSEGKKMAIKFATIDSTVSLLFAFFINAAILIVSAATFHNSGYKDVADIHDAYKLLSPILGTSLASILFAVALLASGQNSTLTGTLAGQIVMEGFLNLKLKPWLRRLITRLLAIVPAFIISLIYGEKGTTDLLVLSQVILSMQLSFAVIPLVMFTNDKLKMGEFVNKPALKILAWVISIIIVILNLYLLYQTFTGK, from the coding sequence ATGAAGAAACCTTGGAGAAGAAATAATGACCAAAACTCATTATCAGAATCATTTGCTTCTGTTTCTATACCCACAAATGGTAGTTTTTGGAAAAAACTTTTTGCATTTGCAGGTCCAGGTTTGATGGTAGCTGTAGGTTATATGGATCCTGGAAATTGGGCAACAGATATTGCAGGTGGTTCACAATTTGGCTATACATTATTATCCGTAATTCTTTTATCAAATATTTTTGCCATTATCCTTCAACATTTATCTTTAAAACTAGGAATTGCAGCCGAAAGAGACTTGGCACAAGCTTGTAGAGACCATTTTTCGCCAAAGGTGAATTTCATATTATGGGTTCTATGCGAAATTGCAATTATTGCATGTGATTTAGCAGAAGTTATCGGTTCGGCAATTGCCTTAAACTTATTATTTGGAATTCCATTACCTATTGGAATTTTGATTACAGGAATAGATGTTTTACTTATTCTGATGCTTCAATCTAAAGGTTTCAGATGGCTCGAAAGTTTTGTTGCAGGGCTTATTTTCGTCATTTTTGCGTGCTTCTTATACGAAATCTTGGTAAGTCAACCAGAAATAATGCCTATTTTAAGCAGTTTAATTCCTCAGAAAGAAATTGTTTTTAATCCATCAATGCTGTACATCGCCATTGGTATTTTAGGAGCAACTGTGATGCCGCATAATTTATATTTACATAGCAGCATCGTACAAACTAGAGCTTACCCCAGAACTTCAGAAGGGAAAAAAATGGCGATTAAATTCGCGACTATAGACAGTACTGTTTCTTTGCTTTTTGCTTTTTTTATCAATGCGGCAATTTTAATTGTTTCGGCGGCAACTTTCCACAATTCTGGGTACAAAGATGTAGCAGATATTCATGATGCTTACAAATTACTTTCACCTATTTTAGGAACCAGTTTAGCCAGTATTTTATTTGCGGTAGCCTTATTAGCTTCAGGACAAAACTCTACACTCACAGGAACATTAGCGGGGCAAATCGTGATGGAAGGCTTCTTAAACCTTAAACTAAAACCTTGGCTCAGAAGATTAATTACCAGACTTTTAGCAATAGTACCTGCATTTATTATCTCGCTCATTTATGGTGAAAAAGGAACTACCGATTTATTGGTTTTAAGCCAAGTTATTCTTTCTATGCAACTCAGTTTTGCGGTAATTCCATTAGTCATGTTTACAAATGACAAACTAAAAATGGGAGAATTTGTGAATAAACCTGCTTTGAAAATTCTTGCTTGGGTTATTTCCATCATCATCGTAATTCTAAATCTTTACTTACTGTATCAAACATTCACAGGAAAATAA
- a CDS encoding ABC transporter ATP-binding protein produces the protein MLQANHVTKTYSAGKKIALQDFSIHVPKSTVYGLLGPNGAGKTTFIRIINQITQADSGEVFINGEKLNPHHIKDIGYMPEERGLYKNMTVGDQILYFGALKGMKKQDALSQAKYWFDRLEIDHWWNKKLSELSKGMAQKIQFVVTVLHQPKLLILDEPFSGFDPVNANLVKDQILQLKEQGTTIILSTHRMESVEELCDSVALINKSRKILDGKVFEVREKFKQNLFNVVLSDVNSENLETLKNQYKLVNIHDQHGLISFDLNYNEDQNLLLNDLMKAGKIRSFDEKIPSMNEVFITAVTSMNGQ, from the coding sequence ATGCTACAAGCAAATCACGTTACCAAAACATATAGTGCTGGAAAAAAAATTGCATTGCAAGATTTCAGTATACACGTTCCTAAATCTACTGTTTATGGACTTCTTGGTCCAAACGGAGCTGGAAAAACCACTTTCATCAGAATTATTAACCAAATTACACAGGCAGATTCTGGCGAAGTCTTCATCAATGGAGAAAAACTAAATCCTCATCATATTAAAGACATCGGTTATATGCCGGAAGAAAGAGGATTGTACAAAAACATGACGGTTGGCGACCAAATTCTCTATTTCGGAGCGCTCAAAGGAATGAAAAAGCAAGATGCGCTATCTCAAGCGAAATATTGGTTTGACCGTTTAGAAATAGACCACTGGTGGAACAAAAAACTCTCAGAACTTTCTAAAGGAATGGCGCAGAAAATTCAGTTTGTGGTGACTGTTTTGCATCAACCCAAATTATTGATTCTCGATGAACCATTTTCTGGATTTGACCCTGTAAATGCGAATTTAGTAAAAGACCAAATTCTTCAATTAAAAGAGCAAGGAACCACCATAATTCTTTCTACTCACCGTATGGAAAGTGTAGAAGAACTCTGTGATAGTGTGGCTCTCATCAATAAATCTAGAAAAATTCTTGACGGAAAAGTCTTTGAAGTAAGAGAAAAATTCAAGCAGAATCTATTTAACGTGGTTTTGTCTGATGTAAATTCCGAAAATTTAGAAACGCTGAAAAATCAGTATAAACTTGTCAATATTCATGACCAACATGGTTTAATTTCTTTTGACTTAAATTACAATGAAGACCAGAATCTTCTGCTCAATGATTTAATGAAAGCTGGAAAAATCAGAAGTTTTGACGAAAAAATTCCGAGCATGAATGAAGTTTTTATCACTGCGGTAACTTCTATGAACGGACAATAA
- a CDS encoding nucleotide exchange factor GrpE, with protein sequence MSENKELHEENLNKEGQENLQNEQKTTESVTEQPTAEELLAEEKDRYIRLYAEFENYKKRTLKEKMEFAQYANTEMMIAMLSILDDFERAIKEIAKSGNESDLKGVELIYQKFKNTLSDKGLKNVEVNAGDEFNVDFHEAITSIPAPSEDLKGKIVDVVETGYQLHDRVIRFAKVVTGN encoded by the coding sequence ATGAGCGAAAACAAAGAACTACACGAAGAAAATTTAAATAAAGAAGGTCAAGAAAATCTACAAAACGAACAAAAAACTACAGAAAGTGTGACAGAACAACCTACTGCAGAAGAACTTTTGGCAGAAGAAAAAGACCGTTACATTCGTTTGTATGCAGAGTTCGAAAATTATAAAAAGAGAACCTTGAAAGAAAAAATGGAGTTTGCACAATATGCAAATACCGAAATGATGATTGCTATGCTTTCTATCTTAGATGATTTTGAAAGAGCCATCAAAGAAATTGCAAAAAGCGGCAACGAATCAGACTTGAAAGGCGTAGAACTCATTTATCAAAAATTCAAAAACACATTATCAGACAAAGGTTTAAAAAATGTAGAAGTAAATGCTGGTGATGAGTTTAACGTAGATTTCCATGAAGCAATTACTTCTATTCCTGCTCCATCTGAAGATTTAAAAGGAAAAATTGTAGATGTAGTAGAAACGGGTTATCAGTTACACGATAGAGTAATTAGATTTGCAAAAGTAGTTACAGGAAATTAA
- a CDS encoding DUF1304 domain-containing protein, with the protein MQALSNILVALVALEHLYILYMEMFAWETLGKKTFKGSLPNELFKPTKKLAANQGLYNGFLASGLIWSFFIENAEWQKNIQLFFLGCVVVAGIYGALSASRKIFFVQALPAILALIFVVLR; encoded by the coding sequence ATGCAAGCACTCTCCAATATTTTAGTAGCATTAGTAGCCCTAGAACATCTTTACATTTTATATATGGAGATGTTTGCTTGGGAAACTTTAGGGAAGAAAACCTTCAAAGGTTCTTTGCCAAATGAACTCTTTAAACCCACCAAAAAATTAGCCGCCAATCAAGGTTTGTATAATGGTTTTTTGGCATCAGGTTTAATTTGGAGCTTTTTTATAGAAAATGCAGAATGGCAGAAAAATATTCAACTGTTCTTTTTGGGTTGTGTAGTAGTTGCAGGAATTTATGGTGCACTTTCTGCTTCTAGAAAAATATTTTTTGTGCAAGCATTACCAGCGATTTTAGCATTGATTTTTGTAGTATTAAGATAA
- the sucD gene encoding succinate--CoA ligase subunit alpha yields the protein MSVLVNKDSKVIVQGFTGNEGTFHATQMIEYGTNVVGGVTPGKGGTEHLGKPVFNTVADAVAKAGANVSIIFVPPAFAADAVMEAAEAGIKVIVCITEGIPVADMVKVKEYIKDKGARLIGPNCPGIITSDEAKIGIMPGFVFKKGRVGIVSKSGTLTYEAADQVVRAGFGVSTAIGIGGDPIIGTTTKEALELFINDPETDAVVMIGEIGGSLEAEAARWYRDSGSKKPVVGFIAGQTAPKGRTMGHAGAIVGGAEDTAQAKMQIMEECGINVVASPADIGKTIAKVLG from the coding sequence ATGTCAGTATTAGTAAATAAAGATTCAAAGGTAATCGTACAAGGATTTACAGGAAACGAAGGAACTTTCCACGCAACTCAAATGATTGAATACGGAACCAACGTAGTTGGTGGTGTAACCCCAGGAAAAGGAGGAACAGAACATCTTGGTAAGCCAGTTTTTAATACCGTTGCAGACGCAGTTGCTAAAGCAGGAGCTAATGTTTCTATTATTTTTGTACCACCTGCATTTGCTGCAGATGCTGTAATGGAAGCTGCAGAAGCTGGAATTAAAGTAATCGTTTGTATTACAGAAGGCATTCCAGTAGCTGATATGGTAAAAGTAAAAGAATATATTAAAGACAAAGGTGCTAGATTAATCGGTCCTAACTGCCCAGGAATCATTACTTCAGACGAAGCTAAAATCGGTATTATGCCAGGTTTCGTTTTCAAAAAAGGTAGAGTAGGTATTGTTTCTAAATCTGGTACATTAACTTACGAAGCTGCAGACCAAGTAGTAAGAGCAGGTTTCGGGGTTTCTACAGCAATTGGTATTGGTGGTGACCCAATCATCGGAACTACTACCAAAGAAGCTTTAGAATTGTTTATCAATGACCCAGAAACTGATGCAGTAGTAATGATTGGCGAAATTGGTGGTTCTCTAGAAGCTGAAGCTGCAAGATGGTATAGAGATTCTGGTTCTAAAAAACCAGTAGTAGGTTTCATCGCTGGTCAAACGGCTCCTAAAGGCAGAACTATGGGTCACGCAGGTGCAATCGTAGGTGGTGCAGAAGATACAGCTCAAGCGAAAATGCAAATCATGGAAGAATGCGGAATCAACGTAGTAGCTTCTCCAGCTGATATCGGTAAAACTATTGCTAAAGTATTAGGATAA
- a CDS encoding porin family protein: protein MKTNANLWLQKLFIISAGFIFTPIFSQIDFSSTRFGILAGPTYSRVQNAHNPSSERFSFYGGALALIPIGGDDMFYLQPQVEYLSAGEKGAGETVYANNYLSVPVYFKAYFSEAESEFFGQLGPRFGFLLSQKVENPSKPIYSVEQYGKSATFDLAISAGLGFSYKRKLEIVGRFDFGVSNSLPDLTGKEPQDGTTNSTKRQHVLSAGITYIFD, encoded by the coding sequence ATGAAAACAAATGCAAATCTTTGGCTTCAGAAATTATTTATTATTTCTGCAGGCTTTATTTTTACTCCTATTTTCTCGCAGATAGATTTTTCTTCTACCAGATTTGGTATTCTTGCGGGTCCTACTTATTCTAGAGTTCAAAATGCACATAATCCTTCTTCTGAAAGGTTTTCTTTTTATGGTGGTGCATTAGCTTTAATTCCGATTGGTGGTGATGATATGTTTTATTTACAGCCACAAGTAGAATATTTAAGTGCTGGTGAAAAGGGTGCTGGAGAAACGGTTTACGCTAATAATTATTTGAGTGTTCCTGTTTATTTTAAAGCCTATTTCTCTGAAGCAGAGTCAGAATTTTTTGGGCAATTAGGGCCTAGATTTGGTTTTTTATTGAGTCAAAAAGTAGAGAATCCTTCTAAACCTATCTACAGCGTAGAACAATACGGAAAATCTGCAACTTTTGATTTGGCAATTTCAGCAGGATTGGGATTTAGCTACAAAAGAAAATTAGAAATCGTAGGAAGATTTGATTTTGGGGTAAGCAATAGTTTGCCTGATTTAACTGGGAAAGAGCCTCAAGATGGCACGACCAATTCTACGAAAAGACAACACGTTTTAAGTGCAGGAATTACCTATATTTTTGATTAA
- a CDS encoding ABC transporter permease, whose product MKNIFIITKREFLTQVKKKSFIILTLLAPILLIGFGALIAFMLKANETEYTFNVIDKSGVFQQNMKTPKDVKFIYLPESTEQALTSTLPEMVDNVDGLLIIPKLQDQNFENLQKQTQLLVNKNIGFDVKQNIAFSMSEVIKKEKIKNLGLTETQIENIDKNFEINTKNVVDNNKQDSTLAFGVKSGLSMGLMYVTFMFIIIYGVRVMRSVLEEKNNRVVEIIISSVKPFELMMGKILGVTLVALTQFTIWITMTILGAVFFNQGFSKISGNLPQQEEIPLDKLDLQGVFTEISHSLLDMNFGMIIFVFIVFFLLGYIFYSSMYAAIGSAVDNETETQQFTMIGILPLMLGMYGSFGLINNPEGPMAFWLSIIPLTSPVAMIARIPFGVPVWQIALSIFLLVISTLGMVYLAAKIYRVGILMYGNKATFKELWKWIRTS is encoded by the coding sequence ATGAAAAATATATTCATCATTACCAAAAGAGAATTTTTAACTCAGGTTAAAAAGAAATCTTTTATCATTCTAACGCTTTTAGCCCCAATTCTATTGATAGGATTTGGTGCTTTAATTGCTTTTATGCTGAAAGCGAATGAAACTGAATACACTTTTAATGTCATCGATAAAAGTGGCGTGTTTCAACAAAACATGAAAACACCAAAAGATGTGAAGTTTATTTATCTGCCAGAATCTACAGAACAGGCTTTGACGAGTACACTTCCAGAAATGGTAGACAATGTAGATGGACTACTCATTATCCCCAAATTGCAAGACCAAAATTTTGAAAATTTACAAAAACAGACCCAACTTTTGGTCAATAAAAATATTGGTTTTGATGTGAAGCAAAACATCGCTTTTTCGATGTCTGAGGTAATTAAAAAAGAAAAAATAAAAAATCTGGGACTTACAGAAACTCAAATCGAGAATATTGATAAAAACTTCGAAATCAACACCAAAAATGTAGTGGACAATAACAAACAAGACAGCACACTTGCTTTTGGTGTAAAATCTGGTTTGAGTATGGGATTAATGTACGTGACTTTTATGTTCATCATTATCTACGGAGTTCGTGTAATGCGTAGTGTTTTAGAGGAAAAAAACAACAGAGTGGTAGAAATAATAATCTCCTCTGTAAAACCATTTGAGCTCATGATGGGCAAAATTTTAGGAGTTACATTGGTCGCTTTAACCCAATTTACCATTTGGATTACCATGACCATTTTAGGTGCTGTTTTCTTTAACCAAGGTTTTTCAAAAATTTCTGGAAATCTTCCTCAGCAAGAAGAAATTCCGCTTGATAAATTAGATTTGCAGGGTGTTTTCACAGAAATTTCACATTCTCTTTTGGATATGAATTTTGGAATGATAATTTTCGTCTTCATCGTTTTCTTCTTACTAGGCTACATTTTTTACAGTTCTATGTACGCTGCGATTGGTTCTGCCGTAGACAATGAAACCGAAACCCAACAATTTACCATGATTGGTATTTTACCATTGATGCTAGGAATGTATGGAAGCTTTGGTTTAATCAATAATCCAGAAGGACCGATGGCGTTTTGGTTATCTATTATTCCGCTTACTTCACCAGTGGCAATGATTGCGAGAATTCCTTTTGGTGTACCAGTTTGGCAAATTGCACTTTCTATTTTCTTATTGGTGATTTCTACGCTAGGAATGGTATATTTGGCAGCCAAAATTTACAGAGTAGGAATCTTAATGTACGGTAACAAAGCTACGTTTAAAGAACTCTGGAAATGGATTAGAACAAGTTAA
- a CDS encoding isoaspartyl peptidase/L-asparaginase family protein produces MKKLALIFGLFFSLFLVAQKKYVVVIHGGAGTILKKNMTPELEKEYLEKLSEALRKAYAEVKNGKTSVEAVEAAIVVMEDSPLFNAGKGAVFTHDGKNELDAAIMNGKDKKAGSIAGVHTIKNPIKAAIAVMEKSEHVMLSGNGAEEFAKSQGLEIVNPKYFWTESRWKSLQKAKDLEKLKNPKADNSKPDYFIIDQKFGTVGCVALDQFGNLAAGTSTGGMTNKKYGRIGDAPIIGAGTYADENVGISATGWGEFFIRSTAARTIAAKIQYLNKDVKTAAQETIDEIEKMGGDGGLIALDKNGNIAMPFNTSGMYRGAITEDGEIEVEIYK; encoded by the coding sequence ATGAAAAAATTAGCCCTAATCTTCGGATTGTTCTTTTCCCTATTTTTAGTTGCTCAAAAAAAATACGTAGTCGTTATTCACGGGGGAGCAGGAACTATTCTCAAAAAAAATATGACTCCAGAGTTAGAGAAAGAATATTTAGAAAAACTCTCCGAAGCTCTCCGAAAAGCATATGCAGAAGTTAAAAACGGTAAAACTTCAGTTGAAGCGGTAGAAGCTGCCATTGTTGTGATGGAAGATTCTCCATTGTTTAACGCTGGAAAAGGAGCTGTTTTCACTCATGACGGAAAAAATGAACTAGACGCTGCCATTATGAATGGAAAAGATAAAAAAGCAGGTTCCATCGCAGGAGTTCACACCATCAAAAACCCTATAAAAGCTGCAATTGCGGTAATGGAAAAATCAGAACACGTGATGCTTTCTGGTAATGGTGCTGAAGAATTTGCTAAATCACAAGGTTTAGAAATCGTAAATCCTAAATATTTCTGGACAGAAAGCCGTTGGAAATCCCTTCAAAAAGCAAAAGATTTAGAGAAATTAAAAAATCCAAAAGCAGATAATTCAAAACCTGATTATTTCATCATTGACCAGAAATTTGGAACCGTAGGTTGTGTTGCTCTAGACCAATTTGGGAATTTGGCAGCTGGAACTTCTACTGGCGGAATGACCAACAAAAAATATGGAAGAATTGGCGATGCGCCGATTATTGGTGCGGGAACTTACGCTGATGAAAATGTAGGAATTTCTGCAACAGGATGGGGAGAATTTTTCATTCGTTCTACTGCAGCCAGAACCATAGCAGCAAAAATTCAATACTTGAATAAAGATGTGAAAACAGCAGCACAAGAAACCATTGACGAAATCGAAAAAATGGGTGGTGATGGCGGTTTAATCGCTTTAGATAAAAACGGAAATATCGCCATGCCATTTAACACTTCAGGAATGTACAGAGGTGCAATTACAGAAGATGGAGAAATAGAAGTGGAGATTTATAAATAA
- a CDS encoding UDP-3-O-(3-hydroxymyristoyl)glucosamine N-acyltransferase encodes MTFKSPQTLKTIAELIGAKYVGDENFQIFGTNEIHRVKKGEIVFVNHPKYYDKALHSKATIILIDKEVACPEGKALLVSNDPFRDFNIINDHFTGIQTFETTGNNVSIGENCKIHPSVIIGNDVKIGDNCMIFPNVVIGDRTVIGNNCIIQAGTVLGGDAFYYNKNAEGYRKMLSVGNVILEDEVEIGANCCIDRGVTDSTIIKKGSKLDNLIQIGHDTVLGERTLVASGAMIAGCCIIEDDVQVWGQVGMASGKRVGKGAVLLGKTGVNRDLEGGKTYFGSLAEEFREYLKKEVKLKNL; translated from the coding sequence ATGACTTTCAAATCTCCACAGACTCTTAAAACCATAGCCGAACTCATCGGTGCGAAATATGTAGGTGACGAAAATTTTCAAATTTTTGGAACCAATGAAATTCATCGCGTAAAAAAAGGAGAAATTGTCTTTGTCAATCATCCTAAATATTATGACAAAGCGCTTCATTCCAAAGCCACCATTATTTTGATAGACAAAGAAGTAGCTTGTCCAGAAGGAAAAGCACTTTTGGTTTCTAATGATCCCTTCAGAGACTTTAATATAATCAACGACCACTTTACCGGCATTCAAACTTTTGAAACCACAGGAAACAATGTTTCCATTGGTGAAAATTGTAAAATTCATCCTTCTGTAATTATCGGGAATGATGTCAAGATAGGGGATAATTGTATGATTTTCCCAAATGTCGTTATTGGTGACAGAACTGTCATTGGCAATAATTGTATTATTCAGGCAGGAACAGTTTTAGGCGGCGATGCTTTCTATTACAACAAAAATGCTGAAGGTTATAGAAAAATGCTTTCCGTAGGAAATGTGATTTTAGAAGATGAAGTAGAAATTGGGGCAAATTGCTGTATAGACCGTGGTGTAACGGATTCTACCATTATTAAAAAAGGCTCTAAGCTCGATAATTTAATCCAAATAGGTCACGATACTGTACTTGGCGAAAGAACTTTAGTAGCTTCTGGAGCTATGATTGCAGGTTGTTGCATCATAGAAGATGATGTACAAGTTTGGGGGCAAGTAGGTATGGCTTCCGGCAAAAGAGTAGGAAAAGGAGCGGTACTTCTAGGTAAAACTGGAGTGAACAGAGATTTAGAAGGAGGCAAAACTTATTTCGGTAGCTTAGCCGAAGAATTTAGAGAATATCTAAAAAAAGAGGTTAAATTAAAAAATTTATAA
- the dnaJ gene encoding molecular chaperone DnaJ: MSKRDYYEILGVSKSASADEIKKAYRKLAIKYHPDKNPGDKSAEEKFKEAAEAYEILSDADKKARYDQFGHAGVGGAAGGGYGGGFGGGGMNMEDIFSQFGDIFGGHFGGGGFGGGGRSHQIKGSNLRVRIRLNLDEMVNGTTKTIKVKRMKVAEGATSKTCTTCNGSGVQIKVMNTMFGQMQTQTTCGTCNGLGKIADKIPAGANAEGLIKSEEEVSIKIPAGARDGIQLNVRGKGNDAPFGGIPGDLLVVIEEEQDATIKREGDNLHQELYISFAEAALGTSKEINTVGGKVKIKIDAGTQSGKILRLAGKGLPSIDSYGKGDMFVHINVWTPQKLTPEQKEFFETQMKTGQMQAEPSGKEKSFFDKVRDMFS; encoded by the coding sequence ATGTCAAAAAGAGATTATTACGAAATATTAGGCGTATCAAAATCAGCCAGCGCAGACGAAATCAAAAAGGCTTACCGTAAATTGGCCATCAAATATCACCCAGATAAAAATCCGGGAGACAAATCTGCAGAAGAAAAATTTAAAGAAGCTGCAGAAGCTTACGAAATATTAAGCGATGCCGATAAAAAAGCTCGTTATGACCAATTCGGTCATGCAGGAGTTGGAGGAGCTGCAGGTGGTGGTTACGGTGGTGGCTTCGGCGGTGGCGGAATGAACATGGAAGATATTTTTTCACAATTTGGAGATATTTTCGGTGGACATTTCGGTGGTGGCGGCTTTGGTGGTGGTGGAAGAAGCCATCAAATCAAAGGTTCTAACTTGAGAGTTAGAATTAGATTAAATCTCGACGAAATGGTGAATGGCACCACTAAAACCATAAAAGTAAAACGAATGAAAGTAGCGGAAGGTGCTACTTCTAAAACATGTACCACTTGTAACGGAAGCGGAGTTCAGATTAAAGTGATGAATACCATGTTTGGACAAATGCAAACACAGACTACTTGTGGAACGTGTAACGGTTTAGGTAAAATTGCTGATAAAATCCCTGCAGGAGCTAATGCTGAAGGACTCATCAAGTCAGAAGAAGAAGTTTCTATCAAAATTCCAGCGGGAGCTAGAGACGGAATTCAATTAAACGTTCGCGGAAAAGGTAATGACGCTCCTTTTGGTGGAATTCCTGGAGATTTATTAGTTGTTATCGAAGAAGAACAAGATGCTACTATAAAACGCGAAGGCGATAATCTACACCAAGAACTCTATATTTCTTTTGCAGAAGCAGCTTTGGGAACTTCTAAAGAAATTAATACCGTAGGTGGAAAAGTTAAAATTAAAATTGATGCAGGAACTCAATCTGGTAAAATTTTAAGATTAGCAGGAAAAGGATTACCAAGCATAGATTCTTACGGAAAAGGTGACATGTTTGTGCATATAAACGTTTGGACGCCTCAAAAACTCACTCCAGAACAAAAAGAGTTCTTCGAAACGCAGATGAAAACTGGTCAAATGCAAGCAGAACCTTCTGGAAAAGAAAAATCTTTTTTTGACAAGGTAAGAGACATGTTTTCATAA
- the lpxA gene encoding acyl-ACP--UDP-N-acetylglucosamine O-acyltransferase, with product MIHQLAAVDRRAKIGKDVTIEPFTTIAADVEIGEGTWIGPNVTIMDGARIGKNCRIFPGTVISAIPQDLKFDGEQTLTIIGDNTTIRECVTVNRGTKALGYTKVGNDCLIMATSHIAHDCVLGNHVIIVNGCGIAGHVEIGDFTVMGGLSAVHQFGKIGKHVMISGGTLVRKDIPPYVKVAREPMSYAGINSVGLRRRGFSNDRIFEIQKIYKYLFQSKMNVSQATRFIENEMPPTEERDEILEFIKNSPRGIVKGYGTGKE from the coding sequence ATGATTCATCAATTAGCCGCTGTAGACAGACGTGCCAAAATTGGCAAAGATGTTACCATAGAACCTTTTACCACCATTGCTGCAGATGTAGAAATAGGAGAAGGAACTTGGATTGGACCGAATGTTACCATTATGGATGGTGCAAGAATTGGTAAAAATTGTAGAATTTTTCCAGGTACGGTAATTTCTGCGATTCCTCAAGATTTAAAATTTGATGGGGAACAAACATTGACCATTATTGGAGACAATACTACCATCAGAGAATGTGTAACCGTCAACAGAGGAACTAAAGCATTAGGCTATACCAAAGTAGGGAATGATTGCCTTATTATGGCTACTTCTCACATTGCTCACGACTGTGTTTTAGGAAATCATGTAATCATTGTAAACGGTTGCGGAATTGCAGGACACGTAGAAATAGGAGATTTCACCGTAATGGGAGGGCTTTCTGCGGTGCATCAGTTTGGTAAAATCGGTAAACATGTGATGATTTCTGGAGGAACACTCGTAAGAAAAGATATTCCACCTTATGTAAAAGTGGCTAGAGAACCTATGTCTTATGCAGGAATTAATTCTGTAGGATTAAGAAGAAGAGGTTTCAGTAATGATAGAATTTTCGAAATTCAAAAAATCTACAAATATCTTTTTCAATCTAAAATGAATGTTTCTCAGGCTACAAGATTCATCGAAAACGAAATGCCACCTACGGAAGAAAGAGACGAGATTTTAGAATTTATCAAAAATTCACCTCGTGGAATTGTAAAAGGTTACGGAACAGGAAAAGAATAA